A stretch of DNA from Shewanella sediminis HAW-EB3:
ATTTCTGCAGCTCTTCATTGCTAAGACCATTATTTTCACGACCAAATACGATGGCGACAGGACCAGTTAAAGCAGAAGCAACTAACTTTTCGCCGGCCTCTCTCGGTTCCAGCATTGGCCAGTCTAATGTACGACTGCGTGCACTGGTCGCGATAACCAGACTACAATCCGCAATGGCTTCTGCGACGCTATCGACAGTAACCGCATGTTTAAGAATATCTGATGCCCCGGCAGCCAAAGCGACCGAATGCCCATCGGGCGCAACACGAGGTTCGGCAAGATATAATGTAGAGAGTCCCATGGTTTTCATTGCACGGGCTGTGGAACCTATGTTCCCAGGATGAGATGTACCAACGAGTACGACACGAATATTGCTGAGCATGAAACTACTTACTTTGATAGAAGAACATAACGAACAATATTATCACACCCCCCCTTTTGTTAAAACATCTAAGGGTTTTTCAGCATTGAAAGCAATACTCATACATTGACGGTTCTCAGCCCTCTCTGACCATTACCGGTAGACGGCTGCATATCAGTTGATGATATGAAAAGCATTAACATGTAGGCTCGCTGGCCATCTGGATATACTAGAATTAGCAATTCAAATGCCGGGAAGCTCAAGATCACTCAATGATGTTAGCGAGGTGACAGACCTTGCACTTTACGGCAGTGGGGGTATAATACGCACCGATTATTTATATCTGTTCTTTAAAATCCAGGGGATTGTAATGCATCCGATGCAGACTATTGCTGTGCGCGCTGCCCGCGCTGCCGGCCAAACGATTATACGTGCCTTCGCAGAACTCGACAAAGTTGAGGTTACAGCGAAAGGTATTAATGACTACGTGACTAACGTAGATAAAGAAGCTGAAGCTGCCATTACTTATCAAATCCGTAAGTCTTACCCGGATCACACTATCATTGGTGAAGAAACT
This window harbors:
- the trmJ gene encoding tRNA (cytosine(32)/uridine(32)-2'-O)-methyltransferase TrmJ, with the protein product MLSNIRVVLVGTSHPGNIGSTARAMKTMGLSTLYLAEPRVAPDGHSVALAAGASDILKHAVTVDSVAEAIADCSLVIATSARSRTLDWPMLEPREAGEKLVASALTGPVAIVFGRENNGLSNEELQKCNYHVAIPANPEYTSLNLAQAVQIICYEARVAHLAQVQRDFENAKPEGYVEPVNEYPFAKERENFFSHLEETLLNTGFIVKQHPGQVMTKLRRLFSRARLERQEMNILRGMLTSIDKKVAPKDNNEA